A part of Salvelinus sp. IW2-2015 linkage group LG16, ASM291031v2, whole genome shotgun sequence genomic DNA contains:
- the tal1 gene encoding T-cell acute lymphocytic leukemia protein 1 homolog, giving the protein MMEKLKPEVGQLSPMGKECKSPHHDSLTTSIAGRVSGEGGEAGGETQEAASANSAERDRVPGEHCNRTILFNAVTKETAYHSEQKKEVPVIELARRGGLVDIKAKDMTADGNHRVQTTELCRPPIPLPLPPRDPLLSETRMVQLSQPGYSLPARAMLYSNFAQPLATMNSGYGGEMEQYGMYPSHRIKRRPAPYEIEINDGNGSQPKIVRRIFTNSRERWRQQNVNGAFAELRQLIPTHPPDKKLSKNEILRLAMKYINFLAKLLDDQEGVLEAGDSGGIVGARAHEESLFREEPLQGMLSPSNSSCGSLLDGDGSPDSYTDDQDLSIGSRMPTSRGLHHHSGLHMDEQNQR; this is encoded by the exons ATGATGGAAAAACTGAAACCAGAAGTTGGGCAGCTCAGTCCTATGGGCAAGGAATGCAAGTCTCCACATCACGACAGCCTGACTACTTCCATAGCAGGTCGTGTAAGTGGGGAGGGGGGCGAAGCTGGTGGTGAGACACAGGAAGCGGCGTCGGCGAACTCAGCTGAGAGGGATCGTGTCCCGGGGGAGCACTGCAACCGGACTATCCTCTTTAATGCAGTTACCAAGGAAACGGCGTACCACAGCGAGCAAAAAAAGGAAGTGCCTGTTATCGAATTGGCCAGAAGAGGAGGGCTCGTGGACATAAAAGCTAAGGACATGACGGCAGACGGCAATCACAGGGTACAGACCACCGAGCTGTGCAGACCTCCTATTCCACTGCCACTGCCTCCCCGGGACCCGTTGTTGAGCGAAACTCGAATGGTGCAGTTGAGCCAACCTGGGTACTCTCTCCCTGCACGAGCGATGCTGTACAGTAACTTTGCTCAACCGCTCGCTACTATGAACAG TGGCTACGGTGGCGAGATGGAACAGTATGGCATGTATCCCAGCCATCGGATAAAACGTCGACCTGCGCCTTATGAGATTGAAATCAACGATGGTAATG gctCGCAGCCCAAAATTGTGAGGCGGATATTCACCAACAGTCGTGAGCGCTGGCGCCAGCAGAATGTGAATGGTGCCTTCGCCGAGCTTCGCCAGCTCATCCCCACTCACCCGCCCGACAAGAAGCTCTCCAAGAACGAGATCCTCCGACTGGCCATGAAGTACATAAACTTCCTGGCCAAGCTCCTGGACGACCAGGAAGGTGTGTTGGAGGCCGGCGACAGCGGTGGCATTGTGGGGGCGCGGGCCCACGAGGAGAGCCTGTTCCGGGAAGAGCCCCTCCAGGGAATGCTGTCGCCCAGCAACTCCAGTTGCGGGAGTCTTCTGGACGGGGACGGTAGTCCCGACAGCTACACCGATGACCAGGATTTGTCTATAGGGTCTCGAATGCCCACCTCCAGAGGCCTCCATCATCACTCTGGACTCCACATGGACGAACAAAACCAGAGATGA